The proteins below are encoded in one region of Lactuca sativa cultivar Salinas chromosome 3, Lsat_Salinas_v11, whole genome shotgun sequence:
- the LOC111903431 gene encoding elongation of fatty acids protein 3-like, with product MIQERLMYYLSEHPSIVNFRWNHTQSWGSTWSFLFTSISAYIFLSLLLNLLLFNRRRPVPLGPIPAIHSLSMALISATIFTGILFSAAAEIRDTRWFWRRNKTTAFQWLLCFPLGTRPSGRVFFWSYIFYLTRFLHTLRTFIAILRRRNLSFFRLFNHSILIMMSFIWLEYSQSFQILAILFTTAIYSVVYGYRFWTAIGFRSACFPFVINCQMLLLGCNLLCHIGVLLLHLLKGGCNGIGAWGFNSVFNFAILFLFLNFYVKSHLGKKKKKKKMMMMMMKSSSEYGGDGFNLDSDYGVAIMELNPIGCTKNKDI from the coding sequence ATGATTCAAGAGAGATTAATGTATTACTTGTCGGAGCACCCATCGATCGTGAATTTCAGATGGAATCATACGCAATCGTGGGGTTCTACTTGGTCGTTCCTCTTCACCTCCATCTCCGCCTACATCTTCCTCTCCCTCCTCCTTAATCTACTTCTTTTCAACCGCCGACGTCCGGTTCCTCTCGGTCCTATCCCGGCGATTCACTCCCTATCCATGGCTCTCATCTCCGCCACCATCTTCACCGGCATCCTCTTCTCCGCCGCCGCCGAGATCCGAGACACGCGTTGGTTCTGGCGCCGGAATAAAACCACCGCGTTCCAATGGCTCCTTTGCTTTCCTCTAGGCACGCGCCCTTCCGGACGCGTATTCTTCTGGTCATACATCTTCTACCTCACGAGATTTCTTCACACGCTTCGCACCTTCATCGCCATTCTCCGCCGCCGCAACCTCTCCTTCTTCCGCCTCTTCAACCACTCCATTCTCATCATGATGTCTTTTATCTGGCTCGAATATTCTCAATCGTTCCAAATCCTCGCAATCCTTTTCACAACAGCGATCTACTCTGTCGTCTACGGTTACAGATTTTGGACGGCGATCGGTTTCCGAAGCGCCTGTTTCCCGTTCGTAATCAATTGTCAGATGTTACTGCTCGGTTGTAACCTCCTTTGCCATATcggagtccttcttctacacttGTTGAAAGGTGGGTGTAATGGAATTGGAGCTTGGGGGTTTAATTCTGTGTTCAACTTCGCCATTTTGTTCCTGTTCTTAAATTTCTACGTCAAGAGTCATCtgggaaagaagaagaagaagaagaagatgatgatgatgatgatgaagtccTCATCGGAGTACGGTGGCGATGGTTTCAATCTCGATTCTGATTATGGTGTTGCGATCATGGAGTTGAATCCAATTGGTTGTACTAAAAATAAAGACATTTGA